One Chaetodon auriga isolate fChaAug3 chromosome 14, fChaAug3.hap1, whole genome shotgun sequence genomic window carries:
- the rlf gene encoding zinc finger protein Rlf, giving the protein MAENNVEPEYEWSDRALDTAEDTLVAVETLLATLRAFEDVLRQQEISVASSTEYCDNFCQALMHYAGSRNSMEHGLPLLEVYCLSINCFAAARSHLTAESDRVALVLKRLALSCFELLLSVPENEIPFDAWVQFHHSVQIAHDTLLQYDSTDLQALLQITGEGGAWSNPVLTSLLTGQPTNPEDVDAFISLEGETFVEMRVKHLEKMGEVAKAVVLAKACTESSFISNQATFRQTYVSLLCHLLPNEEAIMEISRLDCKDVLEITCNLETEGEENTAFILCTTFLTQQLQQPSLYCSWELTLLWSKLQRRIDPSLMSLLERCLQLGAIAKTVYHLLYLVRVIQTEAEEIGVPASVELSVKALQLPKQDDSETRISVCKTVSCLLPDDLEVLRACQLTEFLLGPNQEVFGCLEELYLRPDQKYDQENEVIPNSLRCELLLALKAYWPFDPEFWDWKTLKYHCISLLGLMPESEGEEEEAVDKQEKGKQPEPQGVKVKVESEHQKRINGSLDDHEQQDERQSSNLAESQGESEAKKHKLCCQICKRSVADSQIIHHSKRHAEDNCHPCPVCLEKFKSRKELVPHMKQHIQSETHLYRNDVKKDDVQKQMDEDDDIEPGEITIDPSLMLYYKSTHDPDVLHHIVQQAKTVKDKHVDDDEHVTFEYIDQHFKLQNRDEYQCPGTGCTRIFKHSKYLYVHLKSEHKGDENVKYFQQMRDKREKCVFCRRHFVSAYHHRKHRRIHYGDRPYSCVVIGCGAQFSSSNELVTHKQTHGYQLNYQCELKGCYVTYSDLGQIYHHEAQHFRDAAFTCSSAECKKYYLSKKEFIKHLSTHNITFSEEDFEAQRKAKRKLLKTITEATAHLDKSSDTQEIVNEHVPNPSSVSCASSLQAPDIKEPKATMTLVAVCFDGSKFTCGFEKCGMTFSRARDVQRHLKCAHPEHLKLENREHKHDKDRGSKSRGLKSEPDSEDKGKSEPSTPFQPMESGKESGKERKTSTQPKNSETHSSSLQTKNDALKEILIGLSKLDLNSSSPHSASSEAPQSDQESSSSQVSLHQAIMAKPPVVLLQKRPPHEPEESVKVETEDASAADGDGSVESLATAKPYTCEMKGCGFRTAQSYSLLRHYNNKHGRTVEQAKRLTSLKTTSFKPYVCHLCSKSHREKHVLRAHYIQAHNLSETLVDKISWTSTPYEGNKDPSQHTSQHLMAHGLNVRKTEIPQLHRQYDKQNSTINTENAQNFDNHSPSEEEGDDEPESREEDNEQQKEESEDKTTQQVRTTRRLVARSNLCYILDKFSKPFHCVAKNCDAAFSTQGGLVRHLQLVHHYNRSQLLLEKDFDAHHSPEVRKEPAKKRPLPNSDEPQPQYKCHFANCHASYHLKSSLARHTRDYHSQPPELIRCKYEGCSRVFSHDDALKRHTLYSHYEYCDSLVVRLQSTHKKSITGCQKKLIVAPQSPQKEEPGPTTTQAESSSPEPEATTQSEEMGKEGVVEKKASGEKKSRRNSYSRFVFRSHEEALQMCQDRCLRVAYPCMVQDCDSVVTYMGSLHRHYLKVHRMRRDDLVKNDDKLVFNAEQLEELIQRKSARPTVTGACAPNGVRKMEYQAEPESTGGQPAPMSLHSVKADTQDEENHDSLGFPEEEEEEPPPVERNGVLVGADEVLYGEPSTGGHTEDSTAATPNSQKPELSLDKFKPLLRPVTVDLSPPCSLRFTTEEGFQDTSSTKDGGKMLNGSALTPVRQPLKRKNELSEQPSNLKDSQPRSPSPRPFDIAAYKPIGFESSFLRFIQETSPKDKNSVPVKRRDSFRRSCSVKENNQLGISHTRSRRTHSPLLKPHAMTGDFTSVQNLKSILDKALAGCGDLAIKQLQYLRPVVVLGRPVCTTTEPDLFPSDTNNSKLLLGS; this is encoded by the exons atcGCCCATGATACCTTGTTACAGTATGACAGCACAGACCTCCAAGCTTTACTCCAGAtcacaggagagggaggagcgTGGAGCAACCCCGTCCTTACTTCTCTCCTCACTGGCCAGCCCACCAACCCAGAAGACG TTGACGCATTCATCAGCTTGGAGGGCGAGACCTTCGTGGAGATGCGGGTGAAGCACCTGGAGAAGATGGGCGAAGTGGCCAAGGCGGTGGTGCTGGCCAAAGCTTGCACTGAAAGCAGCTTCATCTCCAACCAAGCTACCTTTCGTCAAACTTATGTCTCCCTGCTGTGTCACCTGCTTCCCAACGAGGAAGCCATCATGGAG ATATCCAGACTTGACTGTAAGGATGTGCTGGAGATCACATGTAATTTGGAGACGGAGGGGGAGGAGAACACAGCCTTCATCTTGTGCACAACTTTCctgacacagcagcttcagcagccaAGCCTTTACTGCTCCTG GGAGTTGACTCTGTTATGGAGTAAGCTTCAGAGGAGGATCGACCCCTCATTGATGTCTCTCCTTGAGCGATGCCTTCAGCTGGGTGCCATTGCCAAAACAGTCTACCATTTGCTTTACCTGGTCCGTGTCATCCAGACAGAG GCGGAGGAGATTGGGGTGCCTGCCTCAGTAGAACTTAGTGTCAAAGCCCTTCAACTTCCAAAGCAGGATGACTCAGAAACGAGGATATCTGTCTGTAAGACCGTGTCCTGCCTTCTTCCAGATGACCTTGAAGTGTTGCGTGCCTGCCAGCTCACAGAGTTCCTGCTTGGCCCCAACCAGGAGGTCTTTGGGTGCCTTGAGGAGCTTTACTTACGCCCAGACCAAAAGTATGACCAGGAAAATGAGGTTATTCCCAACTCACTGCGCTGTGAGTTGCTACTAGCACTGAAAGCATACTGGCCTTTTGACCCTGAATTCTGGGACTGGAAAACTCTCAAGTATCATTGCATCTCCCTTCTGGGGTTGATGCCAGAGTcagaaggggaagaggaggaggcagtaGACAAACAAGAGAAGGGTAAACAACCCGAGCCACAGGGAGTCAAAGTGAAAGTCGAATCTGAGCATCAAAAGAGGATAAATGGAAGTCTTGATGATCATGAGCAGCAGGATGAAAGGCAGTCTTCTAACTTAGCAGAAAGCCAAGGAGAATCTGaggccaagaaacacaaattgTGCTGTCAGATTTGTAAGAGGTCGGTCGCTGACTCCCAAATCATTCATCACTCCAAAAGACACGCAGAGGACAACTGCCACCCGTGCCCTGTGTGCTTGGAGAAGTTTAAGAGCAGAAAGGAACTCGTCCCTCACATGAAACAACACATTCAGAGTGAAACGCATCTTTACAGAAACGATGTAAAGAAAGACGATGTGCAGAAACAgatggatgaggatgatgacatAGAACCAGGGGAGATCACCATTGACCCCTCCTTAATGCTGTATTACAAATCCACTCATGATCCAGACGTGCTCCACCACATCGTGCAACAAGCCAAAACGGTCAAAGACAAGCACGTGGACGATGACGAGCATGTCACATTCGAATACATTGACCAGCACTTCAAGCTGCAGAATCGGGACGAGTATCAGTGTCCAGGAACCGGATGCACTCGGATTTTTAAACATTCAAAGTACTTATATGTCCATTTGAAGTCAGAGCACAAAGGTGATgagaatgtgaaatattttcagcAGATGAGAGACAAGCGAgagaagtgtgttttttgtagACGTCATTTTGTCTCCGCGTACCATCACCGCAAACATCGAAGAATTCACTACGGTGATCGGCCTTACTCATGTGTGGTTATAGGTTGTGGTGCTCAGTTTAGTTCTTCCAATGAACTTGTCACGCACAAACAGACCCACGGCTATCAGCTCAACTACCAGTGTGAGCTCAAAGGCTGTTATGTCACTTACTCCGACTTGGGACAGATCTATCACCACGAAGCACAGCATTTCAGAGATGCAGCATTTACCTGCTCTAGcgctgaatgtaaaaaatactATTTATCCAAAAAGGAATTCATAAAGCATTTATCCACACACAACATCACCTTCTCTGAAGAGGACTTTGAGGCTCAAAGGAAGGCAAAGCGGAAACTTCTTAAGACCATTACTGAAGCAACAGCCCACCTTGATAAGTCCTCTGATACACAAGAGATTGTAAATGAACATGTCCCAAACCCTTCTTCAGTAAGTTGTGCCTCCTCTTTGCAAGCACCAGACATCAAAGAGCCCAAAGCAACAATGACCTTGgtggctgtgtgttttgatggaAGTAAGTTCACCTGTGGTTTTGAGAAGTGTGGCATGACTTTCTCCAGAGCCAGAGATGTCCAGAGACATCTGAAATGTGCCCACCCAGAACACCTTAAACTGGAGAACAGAGAACACAAGCATGACAAAGACCGGGGCTCAAAGTCCAGGGGGTTAAAGAGTGAGCCAGACAGTGAGGATAAGGGAAAAAGTGAGCCCTCAACCCCATTTCAACCCATGGAGTCTGGCAAGGAGTCTGGCAAGGAAAGGAAAACATCCACTCAGCCCAAAAACAGTGAAACGCACTCCTCAAGCCTTCAAACAAAAAACGATGCTCTTAAAGAAATTCTCATTGGTCTCAGTAAACTGGACCTGAATTCTTCATCGCCTCACAGTGCGTCAAGTGAGGCCCCTCAGTCTGACCAAGAGTCCAGTTCGTCACAAGTATCTCTTCATCAGGCAATCATGGCTAAGCCCCCTGTTGTATTGCTTCAGAAGAGACCTCCACATGAGCCTGAGGAAAGTGTTAAAGTCGAAACCGAAGATGCATCAGCAGCTGATGGTGATGGCAGTGTTGAATCGTTAGCCACTGCTAAGCCATATACCTGTGAGATGAAAGGTTGTGGCTTTAGGACTGCTCAGAGTTACAGCCTACTGCGACACTATAACAACAAACATGGCCGTACTGTTGAACAGGCCAAAAGGTTGACCTCTTTGAAAACAACGTCATTTAAGCCTTACGTATGCCATCTTTGTTCCAAGagtcacagagaaaaacacgTGTTGAGGGCCCACTATATTCAGGCACACAACCTGAGTGAGACATTGGTGGACAAAATAAGCTGGACATCTACACCATATGAGGGAAACAAAGACCCCTCACAACATACATCTCAGCATTTGATGGCCCACGGTCTAAAtgtgaggaagacagagatCCCTCAGTTGCACCGACAGTATGACAAACAAAACTCAACCATCAATACGGAAAATGCACAAAACTTTGACAATCATTCTCCatcagaagaggaaggagacgATGAACCAGAGAGTAGAGAGGAAGACAATGAGCAGCAGAAGGAAGAAAGTGAGGATAAGACCACACAACAGGTCAGAACTACAAGACGTTTGGTAGCCAGAAGTAATCTCTGCTATATATTGGATAAATTCAGTAAACCCTTTCATTGCGTGGCAAAAAACTGCGATGCAGCTTTTTCTACCCAGGGAGGCCTCGTGCGCCACCTACAGTTGGTACATCATTACAATCGCTCCCAGCTCTTGTTGGAGAAAGATTTTGATGCGCATCACAGTCCAGAAGTGAGAAAAGAGCCTGCCAAGAAAAGGCCTCTCCCAAACTCGGATGAGCCTCAACCCCAATACAAATGTCACTTTGCCAACTGCCACGCTTCCTACCACCTTAAAAGCAGCCTAGCACGTCATACTCGTGATTACCACTCACAACCACCAGAGCTAATCCGGTGTAAGTATGAAGGCTGCTCAAGAGTGTTCAGCCACGATGATGCACTTAAAAGACATACACTTTATAGTCACTATGAGTACTGCGATTCACTGGTGGTACGTCTCcagagcacacacaaaaagtcaATTACGGGATGCCAAAAGAAGCTTATTGTTGCGCCACAGAGTCCTCAGAAAGAGGAACCTGGTCCAACCACCACACAGGCAGAGAGTTCAAGTCCGGAGCCTGAAGCGACCACCCAGTCAGAGGAAATGGGTAAGGAGGGTGTTGTGGAGAAGAAAGCATCAGgagaaaagaaatcaagaaGAAATTCTTACAGCCGTTTTGTGTTCAGATCTCATGAAGAAGCACTACAGATGTGCCAAGACCGATGCTTGCGTGTGGCCTACCCATGCATGGTTCAGGACTGTGACTCTGTCGTCACGTACATGGGGAGCTTGCACCGTCACTACCTGAAGGTTCACCGCATGCGTCGAGACGACCTTGTTAAGAATGACGATAAGCTTGTTTTTAATgctgagcagctggaggaaCTGATTCAGAGGAAGTCGGCCAGGCCGACAGTTACAGGAGCATGTGCCCCCAACGGGGTTCGCAAAATGGAGTATCAGGCAGAGCCAGAAAGCACAGGGGGGCAGCCTGCACCCATGAGCTTACACTCAGTcaaggcagacacacaggatgAAGAAAATCACGATTCACTGGGATtcccagaggaggaagaggaggagccaCCACCTGTCGAGAGAAATGGTGTCCTTGTCGGTGCAGACGAGGTGCTTTACGGTGAACCAAGCACTGGTGGGCACACCGAAGACTCGACTGCAGCAACACCGAACAGTCAGAAACCGGAACTAAGCTTGGATAAATTCAAACCTCTTCTTCGTCCCGTCACTGTTGACCTCTCGCCACCATGCTCACTGCGCTTTACTACTGAGGAGGGCTTCCAAGACACGTCGAGCACCAAGGATGGTGGTAAAATGTTGAATGGGTCAGCTCTCACTCCTGTTCGCCAGCCGCTGAAACGGAAAAATGAACTCTCTGAACAGCCGTCAAACTTGAAAGACTCACAGCCTCGTAGTCCTTCTCCACGCCCTTTTGACATTGCCGCCTATAAGCCTATTGGCTTTGAGTCCTCATTCCTGAGGTTCATACAAGAGACATCcccaaaagacaaaaactctGTGCCGGTGAAACGGCGAGACTCTTTCAGGCGAAGTTGTTCCGTGAAGGAGAACAACCAGCTGGGAATCTCTCACACCCGCAGCAGACGCACTCATTCCCCCCTGCTGAAGCCCCACGCTATGACTGGAGACTTCACATCAGTCCAAAACTTGAAGTCCATCTTGGACAAAGCCCTGGCTGGTTGTGGGGACTTGGCCATTAAACAGCTTCAGTACCTCAGACCTGTGGTGGTCCTGGGGAGACCCGTGTGCACCACCACCGAGCCCGACCTCTTCCCATCCGACACCAACAACAGCAAACTGCTTCTTGGAAGTTAG